The Paenibacillus polymyxa M1 DNA segment TCACATCACTTTCATAGCCCCAAAAAGCCGTTTCAAAATGCTCAATCAACACGTTATCCAGGACAACGCCGCCGCCCCTCCAATCCCGAATGCCCAAAGTACCTTTGCCATAATACCCGCGCTTCACTGACTGCGAAAACGGATTATTTAAGGTAGCTCTGTCGATCCCTTCGTACCGGATCGATAAGTCATGGAACTGCACATTTTGAAAGCCACTAAACGATGGCAGACTTTCGTCTCCAATTTGGAAACAAGGACCCGTACCATAATATTCAATCGACGTAACTCCCTTACCCTGTCGGTATCTGCCCTTATGAATCCCAAAAATGCGCATACCCTGCTTCCGAATCTGAAGGGTAGATGTTATTTTGTATCGGCCGCTGGGGATGTGAAGAATGGAGTAATCGGGGGTCTTGTTAATCAATTCTTGCAAAGCTGCCGTGTCGTCCTGAATACCATCACCAGCAGCTCCAAACCAGCTTACGTTTACACTGCGTTCCATGAATTCTTTTTCAATGGCTTTAAAATTGTCATTTAACTGCTGAGGCGTTAACTCTTTGCCCGTACCACTCAAATTCAACTTCAATCGGTCTGTAAAATCTGCCATCCAAACACCCCCATTGTTAAAAACGTGAAAATACTTTCAGACTATGCCGAAGAATTCTTCATTTTCTTAGCATGGACTGAGTATATGCACAATAAGGCTTGCTCTAGGATCGTGAAAAATGAAAATAAATATTTTATATGATTGTACAAGGAGATACATTTTGTATATTATAGATACATAACGTATCTAGGCGGTGAAACCGTGAAACACATACTCACAGTAGCCGGTTTACTGGCTTTCTCGATCCCCTTTGCCTGTCAGGGTTTGTCTCCCAGAGTGATCACGATTTCCCTGCTTATCTTGTTGTTTAGCTACACCATGCTTCTGCCTTCACTCAAGTCATTAATCGCAACCCTAGCTGATAATCCGTTGCTGACTTTACTCATGATGTACATCGCCGCCTCCTGTATATGGGCTGAACAAGAGCAGACTTCTTCCGTGCTCATGGTTCTCAAATTTATTGCCTTCTCTACCTTTGGACTTTATCTGGTCACCCATTATACAACACAGGGCTGCATACGCCTCTTAGTCGTTACATTAAGTATCCTGAGCGTACTCAATCTACTCGCCGTTGTACTCGTTCCTTCCTTTGCCATTCATGGCGGTGTAGAACATACTGGACTGTGGAAGGGAATCTCCGGCCATAAAAATACACTTGGAACCCTCTCTCTGTTAAGTTTTGTTTCACATGTCATTTATTTTTTCAGGGGCACACGCAAAGCTTTACATATTGGCTTCATCTTACTCAATGCCTTATTACTCATCGAATGCCAATCTACCACCTCATTGGTGCTGACATCTTCACTGTTCGTATTTATTTTGTTTATATTGCTATTCAAAAGAATTCGAAGCATCGCGTTGCGGGGGTTCTTTGTTAGCTGTTCCTGCCTACTTGTTCTTTTGGGTTTGGCACTTACCTTTACTTATGGAGATGCCATTGCCTCGGAATTCGGAAAAACAACAACCTTAACCGGAAGAACGGAAATCTGGCTGGGAATTGATGGTGCTATTCAGAGCCACTACTGGTTCGGCCATGGTTATGGCTCCTTCTGGGCAGCCCGGCCCAGCATTTATGCGAACGGCATCCGCTTTGATCTGACCAGCAGCCATAGCGGCTTTCGAGATCTGTGGATCGATGTGGGTCTCATAGGACTACTGGCAACGGTTATACTCGTCGTAACTACCTTATTTAAATTCAGAATTGGCAAAACAGATATGTATACTTGGCTGACGGCAGCCGTCTTTTTCCTGTTCATCGTGTTAAACAATATAACGGATAGCCGTTTTCTGAACTCATTATCCATCTACTGGATTATATTCATGGTCATTGTGATCAAGGTGCAAGAGCGACATAGACTAACTGTAGCAGAAAAAGCGAATACAGCTGTATGGAGCACACGCCCTCTTCACTAGGCAATCTTACTCAGCTCAACCGCGGTATGTAAAAGAACCCCGTATCCCACGCCATCAAAAGGCGCTCGGATATGGGGTTCTTTGAATATAACCACCGTTTCGAATGGAAAATTATACTTAATCTACATTTGTGG contains these protein-coding regions:
- a CDS encoding O-antigen ligase family protein, producing MKHILTVAGLLAFSIPFACQGLSPRVITISLLILLFSYTMLLPSLKSLIATLADNPLLTLLMMYIAASCIWAEQEQTSSVLMVLKFIAFSTFGLYLVTHYTTQGCIRLLVVTLSILSVLNLLAVVLVPSFAIHGGVEHTGLWKGISGHKNTLGTLSLLSFVSHVIYFFRGTRKALHIGFILLNALLLIECQSTTSLVLTSSLFVFILFILLFKRIRSIALRGFFVSCSCLLVLLGLALTFTYGDAIASEFGKTTTLTGRTEIWLGIDGAIQSHYWFGHGYGSFWAARPSIYANGIRFDLTSSHSGFRDLWIDVGLIGLLATVILVVTTLFKFRIGKTDMYTWLTAAVFFLFIVLNNITDSRFLNSLSIYWIIFMVIVIKVQERHRLTVAEKANTAVWSTRPLH